Genomic DNA from Haloplanus sp. HW8-1:
GGTTTATCCCGTGGCTCCGCGTCCAGACCGGTATGTGGGTTCGGTCGGAGTATTCGGGCGAACTCGCCGTCCTGACGACGTGGCTCTCGGTTCTCATCCCGTGGAACGTAACGTACGTCTCGGGAGTCGCCGGCGGTGCCCTCCTGTTCGTCCGCTTCCCGCTCTTCCAGATCCGGTACAGTTTCGGGGTTCCGATCGCCGCGGGCATCACGGTCACCGACCCGCTCTCGGCGACCGCCTTCCAGCGCGGGCAGGCGCTCGAACCCGTCTACCAACTGTGGACGGTAGGGGCCGCCGTCTTCGCGGCGGCGCTCGTCGTCTCCGCCGTCTACTACCGTCGGGAGGCGTGGGCCGAATCCTGGCCCGTCGATCCCGTTCGCCTCCTCGGGACGCTTCTTCTCGGCACGGGCGTCGTCCTCGCGGCGGCGACGTATCTCCTCCTGTCCCGGGGATTCCCGGGCGTTCCGATCCCGCTCGGCGTCGTCTTTCTCCTCCTGTTCGGGGGCGTCCTCCTGACGGTGGATCGCACGGCCTGACCGCCAGCGGGCACAAACTATAAATCGGCCGGCCTCCCGTATTCGAACGTGACGCCGCCACCCGTCGCCCCCGTGTCCACGCCGGACGACCGGTCGGCAGCGACGGGTGGACTCGCGGCTCTTCTGAAAAAACGCGACCGGTAGCACCGCTCGCGGCGGGCGTGGCACCCCGTCCCGGGCGACCGACGGCGGTCGACCCGTTCCGACACGACTAACAGCGCAGACGACACCCATCCCACAATGACACTATCCGAGTTCCGCGGGGTCTACCCCGCCATGACCACGCCGTTCCACGAGGACGGCAGCATCGACTTCGAAACCCTCCGCGAGGACGCCCACCGACTCGCCGACGCCGGCGTCGACGGCCTCGTTCCCGTCGGCTCGACGGGCGAGAGTGCGACGCTCAGCCACGACGAACACGTCGAGGTGGTCGAGGCCGTCGTCGACGCCGTCGGCGACGACGTGCCCGTGATCGCCGGTTCCGGGTCGAACAACACCGCCGAGGCGCTCTCGCTCTCCCGGCGCTCCGCCGACGCCGGCGCCGACGGCCTCCTCCTCATCTCGCCGTACTACAACAAGCCCGAACCCGCGGGGATGTACGACCACTACCGGAGGGTCGCCGACGAGGTGGATGTCCCACAGATCGTCTACAACGTCCCCGGGCGGACGGGACGGAACATCGACGTCGACACGACGGTCGACCTCGCTTCCCACCCCAACATCCGTGGCTACAAGGCCGCCAGCGGCGACCTGAATCAGGTTTCGGAGATCATCGAGCGCACCCGCGACGAGGACTTCGCGGTGCTCTCGGGCGACGACGGCCTGATCCTCCCCACGCTCTCGGTGGGTGGGACGGGCACCATCAGCGTCGTCGCCAACGTCGAACCGGCGCGGACGGTCGACCTCGTGCATTCGGCCCTCGACGGCGACTTCGAACGCGCACGGGAGATCCACCACGAACTCGGGCCGCTGATGCGCGCCCTGTTCTGGGAGACGAACCCCATCCCCGTCAACGAGGCGATGGCCATCCGTGGCTACGGGCCCGGGACGGTTCGGTCGCCGCTCACCCGTCTCTCCGAGGAACGTCGGTCGGATCTCGAAGCCGTCCTCGCCGACCTCGATCCGGTGGAGGCCGAGCCGTGATCGAGGTGGCCGTCACCGGCGCCGGCGGCCACATGGGACGGGAGGTCCTCGCCGCGGCGAACGAGCGCGCGGGTATGGACGTCACCCTCGCGGTCAACCGCACGGCGGTCGGCACCGTCGAGGGCGTCGACGTCGAGGACGAGGCCGACCTGCCCCGACTGCTCGCGGAGCGCGACCCCGACGTCCTGGTCGATTTCACCGTCCCCGACCCCAGCACGCGCTACGTCGAGGCCTGTGCCGAGGCGGGCGTCCCCGCAGTCGTGGGGACGACGGGGTTCGACGACGACCAACTGGCGGCGTTGTCCGACGCCGCCGACGCGGTGCCGGTCCTCAGGGCCGCGAACTTCGCCCGCGGCGTGGCGGCGCTCCGGCGGGCGATCCGCGAGGCCGTCGCAGCCGTCCCCGACTACGACGCCGAACTCACCGAAACCCATCACAACCGCAAGCGCGACGCGCCTTCGGGCACGGCGCTGACGATCCTGGACGATATCGACCGGACACGGGACGAGGCCGCCGACCGCGTCCACGGCCGTGAGGGCGAACAGCCCCGTGAGGAGGGGGAGATCGGCGTCCACGCACGCCGCGCCGGCGACGTGACCGGCGAACACGAACTACTACTTGCGGGGAACCACGAGGTGCTGACGCTCACGCATCGTGCCGAGTCCCGCGGCGTCTTCGCCGAGGGGGCGCTCGATGCGGCCGACTGGCTCGTCGGCCGCCCGGCCGGCGCGTACGACTTCGAGGACGTACTATGACACTGCAATCCGACGTAACCGACCTGTGGCAGCGCTACGACGACGACGCGGTCGACGCCGAGACGGCCACCGCCGAGGATTACGACACGCTCGATGCCTTCCTCGACGGGTTGGAGGCGGGCGAGATCCGCGCCGCCGAGAAGCGGGGCAGCGCCGAGGGAACCTCGGCTGGCTCCCGGCCGTCGGCCGGGAACGGCCAGTGGGAGGCCAACGAGTGGGTCAAGCGCGGTATCCTGCTCAACTTCGGCCTGCGGCCCACCGAGGCGCGCTCTCACGGCGGCGTCGACTACCACGACGTGTTGCCCCTGCGGGAGACGGACGACCTGGGTGACCGGGGGACCCGCAACACACCCGACGGCACGACGATCCGCCGGGGCGCCTATCTCGGGAGCGACTGCATCATGATGAGTCCCTCGTTCGTCAACGTCGGCGCACACGTCGGCGACGGCACCCTCGTCGACTCCTGTGACACCGTCGGCTCGTGTGCCCAGATCGGCGAAGACGTCAAACTCGGCGCGAACACGCTCATCGGCGGCGTCCTCGAACCCGTCGAGGACGCTCCTGTGGTCGTCGAGGACGGCGTCTCGCTCGGTGCCGGCTGTCGCGTCACGAGCGGTTTCGTCGTCGGCGAGAACACGGTCGTCGGCGAGAACACGCTGCTCTCGCCGCGCATCCCCGTCTACGACCTCGTCGAGGAGGACGTGATCTACGGCCGCCTGCCACCGGAGCGCCGCGCGTTCACCCGGATGGTCGAGTCCTCCATCGGCGACCACGACCTCTTCGCCGGCGGCGCGTACAAGCCCGCCGTCGTCGCCATGGACATCGAAGCCGAGACCCGCGACGCCACGAAGCGAGAGGAGGCGCTCCGGGAATGAGCGGGGAGGCGGCCGACGCCGGCGAGGGCGACCCCGCCGTGCGGCGACTCGCCGACTGGTCGGCCGCCGACCTGCGGGACCTGGCCGCGGAGTACGGCACGCCGCTGTACGTCACCGACCTCGACCGGGTGCGGGAGAACGCGAGGCGTCTGCGGGCGGCCTTCCCCGCCGCCGACGTGAAGTACGCCGTGAAGGCTCACACCGGACGGGCCGTCCTCGAAACCGTCCGCGAGGCCGGCCTCGGCGCCGAGTGTGCGTCGGCGGGCGAGGTGGTCCGCACCCTCGACGCCGGCTACGAGGCGGTCCAGTACACGGCGGTCAACCCGCCCGCCGAGGACCTCGACGTCGTCGTCTCGCGGTGGGACGCGGGCGCGGACCTGACCGTCGTCGCCGGGGCACGTGATACGCTCGATCGGCTCCGAGAGCGGGGGTTCGACGGCCGACTGGCGATTCGGGTGAACCCCGGCGTCGGCGCCGGCCACCACGAGAAGGTGACCACGGGCGGCCACGCCAAGTTCGGCGTCCCCTACGACCGCGCGGCCGACACCGTTGCCGACGCCCGGGCGGACTTCGACGTGGTCGGGATCCACGCCCACGCCGGCAGCGGCATCAGCGGCGACGACCTCGCCGAGCATCGCGAACTCGTCGCCCGGATGGGCGATCTGGACCGAGAGGTCGGCGATCTGGAGTTCGTCGACGTCGGCGGCGGCTTCGGCGTACCCTACCGCGAGGACGAACCCCCGCTGGATCTGCCCGCGGTCGCCACGGCGACCCGCGAGGCACTCGGCGACGTGGACGCGACCCTGGCCGTCGAACCCGGACGCTACGTCGTGGCCGACGCGGGCGTCCTCCTGACCCGCGTCAACACGGTGAAGCCGGTCGACGACGCGGGCGCGGCGGGTGCGGTGCCCGTCGTCGCCGGCGTCGACGCCGGCATGACCACCCTGCTCCGGCC
This window encodes:
- the dapB gene encoding 4-hydroxy-tetrahydrodipicolinate reductase, whose protein sequence is MIEVAVTGAGGHMGREVLAAANERAGMDVTLAVNRTAVGTVEGVDVEDEADLPRLLAERDPDVLVDFTVPDPSTRYVEACAEAGVPAVVGTTGFDDDQLAALSDAADAVPVLRAANFARGVAALRRAIREAVAAVPDYDAELTETHHNRKRDAPSGTALTILDDIDRTRDEAADRVHGREGEQPREEGEIGVHARRAGDVTGEHELLLAGNHEVLTLTHRAESRGVFAEGALDAADWLVGRPAGAYDFEDVL
- a CDS encoding 2,3,4,5-tetrahydropyridine-2,6-dicarboxylate N-succinyltransferase; translated protein: MTLQSDVTDLWQRYDDDAVDAETATAEDYDTLDAFLDGLEAGEIRAAEKRGSAEGTSAGSRPSAGNGQWEANEWVKRGILLNFGLRPTEARSHGGVDYHDVLPLRETDDLGDRGTRNTPDGTTIRRGAYLGSDCIMMSPSFVNVGAHVGDGTLVDSCDTVGSCAQIGEDVKLGANTLIGGVLEPVEDAPVVVEDGVSLGAGCRVTSGFVVGENTVVGENTLLSPRIPVYDLVEEDVIYGRLPPERRAFTRMVESSIGDHDLFAGGAYKPAVVAMDIEAETRDATKREEALRE
- the dapA gene encoding 4-hydroxy-tetrahydrodipicolinate synthase is translated as MTLSEFRGVYPAMTTPFHEDGSIDFETLREDAHRLADAGVDGLVPVGSTGESATLSHDEHVEVVEAVVDAVGDDVPVIAGSGSNNTAEALSLSRRSADAGADGLLLISPYYNKPEPAGMYDHYRRVADEVDVPQIVYNVPGRTGRNIDVDTTVDLASHPNIRGYKAASGDLNQVSEIIERTRDEDFAVLSGDDGLILPTLSVGGTGTISVVANVEPARTVDLVHSALDGDFERAREIHHELGPLMRALFWETNPIPVNEAMAIRGYGPGTVRSPLTRLSEERRSDLEAVLADLDPVEAEP
- a CDS encoding DUF7549 family protein, coding for MWVRSEYSGELAVLTTWLSVLIPWNVTYVSGVAGGALLFVRFPLFQIRYSFGVPIAAGITVTDPLSATAFQRGQALEPVYQLWTVGAAVFAAALVVSAVYYRREAWAESWPVDPVRLLGTLLLGTGVVLAAATYLLLSRGFPGVPIPLGVVFLLLFGGVLLTVDRTA
- the lysA gene encoding diaminopimelate decarboxylase gives rise to the protein MSGEAADAGEGDPAVRRLADWSAADLRDLAAEYGTPLYVTDLDRVRENARRLRAAFPAADVKYAVKAHTGRAVLETVREAGLGAECASAGEVVRTLDAGYEAVQYTAVNPPAEDLDVVVSRWDAGADLTVVAGARDTLDRLRERGFDGRLAIRVNPGVGAGHHEKVTTGGHAKFGVPYDRAADTVADARADFDVVGIHAHAGSGISGDDLAEHRELVARMGDLDREVGDLEFVDVGGGFGVPYREDEPPLDLPAVATATREALGDVDATLAVEPGRYVVADAGVLLTRVNTVKPVDDAGAAGAVPVVAGVDAGMTTLLRPAMYDAYHAIRNLTDERPERPVTVAGPVCETADLFCEERPLPTPRRDDLLAIGSAGAYGYEMASTYNSRPRPAEVVLADGDPRIARERETLAALTDLEVDG